One Psilocybe cubensis strain MGC-MH-2018 chromosome 9, whole genome shotgun sequence genomic window, TCGTGAGCCGCGAAATCGATGCGTCCAGGGTGACTGCATCCCAAAAGCCTCTGACTGCCAACTCTCATGCCTTGCATGATGCCAGTTTCTGCAGTCCCGGCACCTTGACAGAATACGAGATGGCACGACTGCGTACCATGCGGGCCGAGAGTAAATTTAACGTCAAGGTTCCATCGGAGCGCTCCGATGACTTCGACTCTCCCCCATTTACCGTCCTGTGACAATGTATCCGCCccacttccaacccatttGTATATTATCAACTTAAAATTACCCCTGTATGTATCATATCGAAAACACCAATGCAGACCTACCACCGCTAGTAACTAGACATAAAATTCAATGTATAGACATCATCAAAGTCTGTTTGAAGAAATAATCACCACTAAACTGCAGTcagtcattctttcaatTTCTTTATGTTATCTCTAGCTGTCTCTGACATCACATTCTTGTTACGATCCACCTGCCTCAATGCCTATTCGACCGGCCGGTTGTAGTCAGCTGTAGTCACACTAAGCAAGGTTATGTAATTGAAAGTCGCGGTGGTCGCACGTCACAAATTTGCAAGTGATACTCTCATGGCAAATGATTTTGTGttatctctttcttcctttcatttATACCCAGCTCGCCACCTAAAATCCAGAGATGCCAGATGAAAGGACGCCTCTTCTCCAAGATGATGTATCACCTATACCCGAACTAAATCCCGAGGAAGCACAGCAAAACCACCCGACCAATAGGTCACTTTTTGCGTTGGTGAGAACAATCTGTACGGCGAGGATcgggaaaagattgaatgtTATAACGTCAATTAGGTTATACCGATGGCAGTGGGCATCTTTTTGGGCGCGATGGATCAGACAATTGTCGTTTCATGTATGTACGTCAGTTTTTGACTCGAATGCATGTGTTGTCTCATTCAGAATTTCTAGCATACGCTTCTATTGGAAGCGAGTTAAACCAACTGCAAAATACTAGCTGGATTGCCACATCCTACTTGTTGACGACAACCAGCATCCAGTACGTATCCACTCCCCTAGACTGTCCCCGTTGTTGATCAACATTGATACAGGCCTCTGTATGGAAAATTGAGCGATATCTTTGGCCGAAAATCATGTTTACTCTTTGCTTACGCCGTGTTTGCCATCGGATGCCTACTTTGTGGAGTCTCGAGAAATATGACAGAGTTGATCGTAAGCAGGGCTATTGCTGGcataggtggaggaggtATGCAAACGTAAGTTTACATTGATTAATTGGTTCTCGTAATCATGACGAATGCTCTGTAGGGTTGTGAGCATCATCATGTCCGACGTTGTACCACTTAGGAGTAGAGGCACATGGCAAGGTATAAAATTCGTAATTTTTTATGATATGGTGCTGAAGTTCTTGTTAGGCGTGCTTAACATTGTTTTTGCCAGCGGTAATAGCGCCGGTGCATCTCTCGGAGGTTACTTTGCAGATACAATCGGGTGGCGATGGTGGGTAATCTTTGTCTTACCCAGCAGCGTGTCTCACACTTTCCCATAGGTCCTTCCTGCTTCAAGTACCTATTACAATAATCGCCATAATCTCTGTATCATActctcttcgtcttccgaAAAGAGAAACAGGAGATTTCCATGCAAAGTTAAAGCGCGTCGACTTCGGAGGCGCTTTCTCTTTAGTCTTTACCGTGTTCTTTTTATTGTTTGCTCTCGATCGTGGTGGGAATATTTCCTGGGCTGATCGATACACCATCTACTCCTTAGTAGGTTTTGGCGTGTCGTTTTCCATCTTTGCTTTTGTGGAGATGGAATGGGCCAGGGAACCCTTTGCACCAAGACGTATCATTGTCAATCGCTCATTGATCGCCAGTTACCTCCTGAACTTCTTCTGCATTGCTTCGGCGTTTTCTCAGCTATTTCACGTCCCTCTGTATTTACAGGCGGTTCTAAAGAAATCTGCATCAGAAGTGGGCCTCTGGTTGATTGGAGCAGTCGTTGGAGGGGTTACAGGATCATTGTCAGGGGGCCTTATCATGCAATCTACTGGGAAATTCTATACCATAACCGTTCTCAGTTCCTTGATGCTATGGATTGGCACAATTGTGGTTTGCCTAACGAGCGGTCTCATTATATCATCGATGGTTGGTATCATCATTGGTAAGTACACCTACGAATGGCTCTTTCATGCTCATATAATACTAACTATATATGATGAATTAGGACTTGTGATCACTAGCTTGGGGAACGGTATGTAATAAAGAAAATCTGTTTCCGTGATATTTAGTTCTTACTCCACATTCAGGAAGCGGAATCACTACGAGTCTTGTATCTTTGATTGCCAATGCGGGGCAAGAAGATCAGGCAATTGCCACCGCCGGTTGGTCTTCTTTTATTCTCCATCATCCTGCAATTGTAACAATTTTCGACAGTGTCTTACCTTTTCCGTTCTCTCGGTTCAGTAGTTGGGTTATCTGTAGGAAGTACCATAGCTCAGGGATCCTTGCGCTCCGCGCTTAGAAGCAGGCTTTCTGGCGCCGATATTGATGTGGACGAGGTATGGCTTGTCTACATCGTCACTCCGAAACGATGTGTTGATACCCTGTCCGAAATAGATCATCAGAAATGTTCGcgaatctttgaaatttATCGATACGCTAAGACCGGACATTCAAAAAGAGGTTAGAGGGTCGTACGGTGAAGCTGTTAGGGCTACCCTCTACTTCTCTGTGGCTTTAGCTGCTTGCGGTCTCCTTTCGTCTTTTTTCATCAAAGAGAAATCGCTCACCAAATGACGTGGTCTTATAGTTGAAAAATGGAATGTCCATGTAGCCTGTGCACTAATATTTCGTTCAATCACAGACACTGGATGTTTCTCCTATCAAGTTGCACAAAACTCAGAATAATAGCTGAAGCATCCTTCGAGGTTGCCGTTCGTTTCCGACAATTAATGGAAGATCGTTCAATTAATTTTAACACTAGATAATCAGCAAGTAGAATTTCGCCGAGGTCCGTTCTTCTCACCCAAACGTGGAGACCAAGCTAACCCCCCTAGGGTTTCTTTCACTTGTTTCTTGATTAAATCTCGCTTCAGGACACGCCCAGGCCTCCACGTCGTGGATACCTGAGTATACCACCATCATATGTATGTGCGCCAATTCAACAGGTGGATCTACTCAGCTGTGTCTGTATTGGACATTTGATCAGAGAAGTCGTCGTTTGCTTGAGTTTGCGTTTAATCTCAGTCGTTCGTCCATTCCATCCAAAATCAGATGTCGGTGTTTCCTTGTTTAATGGTCATTTTTTTCACAAGCTATCAATTTGAAATCGTTCATATGTAGGCTAGTCCGAAGATTGAAGTCAGAACCACCGCATGGAATTGACTAGTACTCATCTTGGACCAGCTCTCTTTCACATTAGCCGAAGTTTTAGCCCTAGTCTGCCTAACTGTAGCTTAAGCCTATGGATTGGGTTCTCATCTAGTCTTCTGTTATTCTCTCAAGCTGACTAGTACATTGTCGGAAGTTTCTTcttggtgttgcctgcgTTCTCATACATCCACCACAGGAGGCGTGCAACTTTCTGTTCCATTATGGTGATGTAAAACACTATTTGGGACGAAAACTGTTAACTCTAACATCCCCATCTTAATTCCAGGCAAACACTAATCGCTGCTATCACACGCCACCTCTGGCTTATCTGACACTATGAATTACATGGACCCATCCTGCTCGCACCTTATAAAAGGACTAAAAAATAGTGGTGGCCCTTCAACTTGAATTCACTTGTGCAGGCAATCTCCACAGGCAAACCCATAAATTCAAATATGAAGTTCCAATCCAGTTTCTTTATCCTGACTTCGCTTCTCTCTGTTGGTTTCGCGACGACAACGGCCGATGTAAAGGCGGATATTGCGACCATCACTTCGCAAGCAAAAGCCCTGCAAGCCGCCATTATGGCTTTCCCCAATAATGGAGGGTCGCTCATCACAGCTTTGGTAAGGTGTTATAGATCGATTACATAACTTGTAGCCTGCAAACTGTGTGTCTAATCTGCGCTTTAATATCTATAGGCCATGCACACCGACGCAGTAAACCTCGGTTCCGCCATTGACAAGGCTACCAGTGACGTGAACGTGAGTCAAATACTACACTTGTCTGCTTTATCTAATGTGGCATTTTATCAGGCTGTCACCCCCAAACCATTCGCTGAAGCTGATGGAAGTGCAATCTTGGCAGCCGTACAGAAACTCGAGCCAATCATCACCAACACTGTCAATCAGATTGTGAGCAAGAAAGCTGCATTCCAAGCTCTCCCTCTTCCCAATGGCAGCATCCCAGCTCTCGTCAAACAAGACCTTGTCGACTTGAATTCCAAGGCATCCAGATTCGAAGCTGCTCTCACCAAATCGGCTTCGGTAAGTATCATTGCATGCCACAAATTTTATGACCATGGCCATTTGTCTGACTATCACAATAGCCCAACCATGTCGCAGCTGCGACTGCTATCAAGGCTTCACTAGATGCCGCTGTGGCACGCGCCATTGCAGCTTACTCCTAAATCGCGAACGATCACTGCTATTAGTGGGTTGTAAGAATAACACCATTTGGATGTTATTATTGCTTATAATAACTCACTCTATGTACTGATACTGGTATTCTTGATTATCTGAAGCGTGGCTAATAAAATTACGCATCTGTATCTCTCGATCTTGAATATACAGTTAATTTACAGGCATACTGTCAACCACTTATCAACCGAGCTAAATTGAACCTCCGTCTTCAATAGGTCTATCGAAAGCTGGTGGTATGAGGTACATGCACTTCATAGCACTTTACCCCGGGCCAGATACTGTCCAACACGAATGCTGAATATTGAATGATTGTCGGTCTCCGAACCCAGTAGTACTGCTTCAAAAGAAAAGTCCACCCATTGTCGCACCTATATTAATCCACTCAGTCTTGCCTCAAATCAAGACTTAGCCTCGGCCACGTCgtatttttttgtgttttgttggTGATTGTTGATTTGAATGGGCTGAACAGTCCACTGGGGCCTTGCGCGTGCGCACACAAACTTGACTGACTAAGCAAGCTTATATAATCGAAAATTGCCAGAATCCCCTCTTTGTCTTCCTACAGCAGATTTCCATGCAATTTTAAAGGCGTCGGCTTCGGAGCCGCCCTCTCTTTGGTCTTTACTGTGTCCATGTGGCTTTCCATGTTTGCCTTTGTGGAGAAGGAATGGTCTAGGGATCCCTTAGCGCCGATATGAATCGTTGTCAATTGCTCATTAATCGACAGTTACCTCCTGAACTTCTTTTGCATTGTTTCGGTATTTTCTCATCTATTCCACGTTCCTATGTATCTACAGGCGGTTCTAAAGAAATCTGCATCAGAAGTGGGCCTATAGTTGATTGGAGCAGTCGTCGGAGGGGTTACAGGATCATTGTTAGGGGGCCTTATCATGCCATCTACTGGGAAATTCTATACCGTAACCGTTCTCAGCTCCTTGATGCTATGGATTGGCTTGTGGTTTGCCTAACGAGCGGTCTCATTGTATGATCGATGGTTGGCAATATCATTGGTAAGTACAACAACGAATTGCTCTTTCTTATTGAGATAATGCCAACTACGTGTGATGACTAGGACTCGTGATCTATGATTGTGGTCACCAGCTTAGGGAGCGGTATATGGTGAAAACATCTGTTTCCGTGTTATACAGTTCTTACTACACATGCAGGAAGTGGAATCACTACGGGTCTGGTATCTTTGATCGCCAATGCGGGTCAAGAAGTTGCAACCGCCGGTTGGTCTTCTTTTAATCTCCCACCATACTACGATTGTACTCATACAGTTTCTGGCACCGTCTTACCTTTTCCGTTCTCTCGGTTCAGTAATTGGGTTATCTGTAGGTAGTATCATAGCTCAGGGATCTTTGCGCTCCGCGCTTAGAAGCAGACTTTCGGGCGCCGATTTTGATGTGGATGAGGTGTGGATTGTCTACGTCCCCACTGGGAAAAGTTGTTATTGATTTCCAATCAGAAATAGGTCATCAGGAATGTTCACGAATCTTCGAAATCAAGACATCGCATATTCAAACAGAGGTTATAGGGTCATGGTGACGCTCTTAGGACCACACACTCTTTCTCTGTAGCACTGGCTTCTTTCGGGCTACTTTCGTCTCTTTTCATCGCACTCACCAAATGACGTGATTTCCAATAGAAAATGCAAATGACCGTGTAAATTATTTGCTAATGGTTTATTCAATCTTAGACGGTGGACATGCCCCTATCATGTTGCAAAAATTTCAGGAAAATAGCGGAAGCGTCCTTCGAAGTTGCTGCTTTCTGACAATCACAGGGACATCGTAGAACTAATTTTATCATCCGGTAGTCAGAATGTTGCCGAGGTCCGTTCTTCTCACCCAGTTGTGGAAAGTAATGTAGTCCCACTAAACTTTCCTTTCACCAGGTCGTTTGTCGAACCACTTTCTGCAGGATTCGCCCAAGCTCTGCAGTTTCTCCGTGTATTGCATTGTGGATTTTCATTGGCGTCATGCAAGTGAGTCGACTAAACAGTTTTTTGACGAATCTATTTCATAGTACTGTAGTTGACATTTGATCACAGAATTCGCCATTTTCATGAGGTCATGTTTAATCTCAAACATCCGTCCATTCTCTCCAAAATCAGATGTCGCTGCTTCTTTGTTCAATAGTGATTTTTCTCAAGCTGTCCGAGTTCGAAGATTGAAGTCGGAACCGCGACATGAGCTTCACTGGTACGCTCGTCTTGTGCGCACTAACATTGCATCCGTGTATAGACTCCCTTCCGCAGCAGGCTGAGCTGCAAATACATTTTGTATTGAATGTCTCCTAAACCATGCAGCTGAGCGCTTACTACATTCGAAGCTATTCATTCATCTTGTGTTGTCTTCAAGACGCCTTTGGCGTTTGGCCAGTATCGAACACCTGGTCAAGGCCGTGTGGACCCCGTTCAATGAACACCCTAGAGTCAAGCGTAACGTGAGTTGGGAAAGACACCGAGCATGAAAGAGTATATTTGGATCCGTATCCTTGAGTGATAACATGCGGTAGGTTGTCTGAAAGCTGGCTTCGATCTTTTTAAACTGCGTCAGGTGATAGTGCACGACTTTACATTTCAGAACGCACGCTGCACATCCTCTTTCTGGTGAGAGCTCCATCGTCATTACCATCAATTCAATATATTTGACATCTTTTATCCAATAATGCGACTTATGGGACCCTACATCAATGTGATTATGGGCTTAGAAAACAAGATGCTTCAACATTTTGCCTATGGATCTACCTTTGCATTTTTAATCTTTTGTTATTTTCCTGGGTTGACTAGTACATTGTCagatgttttttttggtgttgCTATGGGCTCTCGTACGCCCACCACGAAGGCGGCGAGCAAACTTCTGTTCCATTACGGTGATGTAAGACACATTCTGGGATGACAAGTGTTAACTCCAACATCTTTAATCCCAGGCAAACACTATTTATAACTATCACACGCCTTCTCTGGCTCATCTGACTTAACGAACTACATGGTGTCCGCCCGCTCGCCCATTATAAAAGGACCAAAGAATAATGGTAGCCTTTCAACTTGAAATCCCTTGAACAGATTCTCCATAAGCAGCCTCATAACGTCAAATATGAAATTCCAATCCAGTTTCTTTGTCCTTGCTTCGCTCCTCTCTGTTGGCTTAGCGACAACAACGGCCGATGTAGAGGCTGACATTGCGAGCATCACTTCGCAAACAAAAGCCTTGGATGCGGCCATTATTGCTTTCCCAAATACTGGAGGGTCACTCGTAAATGCTTTGGTTAGTTACAAATTGATCCCACAACCTGCAGCCCGCGCGTCTAATTTGTTGCTCACTATAGGCCATTCACACTGACGCGGTAAACCTCGGTTCAGCTATTGATAAGGGCACCACGGATGTGAATGTAAGTTAAACACTACGATTGTACTGGTTTTCCTACTATGTATCTTGAACGCTGCTTCTGACAACAATATTTCGTCAGGCTGTTACCCCAAAACCAGTCTCTGAAGCTGACGGAAACACAATCCTGGCAGCCGTACAGGCACTCGAGCCAATTATTATCGACACCGTCACACAAATTGTGAACAAGAAACCCGCATTCCAAGCCCTTCCCATTGGTGGTATCCCTGCTCTCGTCAAACAAGATCTTATCAACTTGAACGCGAGTACATCCAAGTTCGAAGCTGCCCTCATCGGATCCGCTCCGGTAAATATTATTGCATGCTTCATGTTTTATGACCATTCGGCTGACCTGTGTATCACACATAGTCTGACCTTATCCCAGCCGCCACTGCTATCAAGACTGCAGTAGATGCTGCTTTGGCCAGCGGCATTGCTGCTTACTCATAAATTCCTGATAATTTTTGGTAGTATTTGGTTGTAAGGATAGCGCCATTCCGGTCCCATCTTTGTTTGTAAGGACTCACGCTGTGCCAATACTGGGATCATGAAATACATTCGCTTTGAAGTTCGAACATTTCCGATGACCGTGTCAGTTACTTATATCAATAAACTCGATATCAACACATAACATCTATCAAATTTGGAAGCTCTTTCCAGTCACGCGGTGATGCTACTGGTCTGAAAGTTTCCCAGCCTTCTATTGAGCAACTTGGCTACCAAAATATTAATTCCTTTCACTCTCACAACACGATTTTGCTTTGGTTTGTCTTCTTCCCAAGCAGCAACAACGTACCAACATGGCACTTCATCCTTTGAAGCAAGCCCTCAGGGCCAATAAGCCTGCATTCGGGGCATGGCTCACCCTACCTGGAACCTTTCACGCGCGAACTGTAGCCAAGTCGACCAACGATCTGTCATGGATTGCAGTAGATTGCGAACACGGTTTGATACCGCTTCTCCCAGCAGCTGCAGAGAGTATTGCTGCTATAGAGGGTGCGCGACCTGGCGGTGGACCAAGTGCAATAGTCAGGATACCAGCTACAGGGGTTACCAATAGCTCAAGCTGGCAAATCAAGCATGCGCTCGACGGCGGCGCGAGGGGCATTATCGTACCTTTGGTACATAGACTATGGTTGATACAAAGCTTTTACTCTGTTAAATTGCTTCTAGGTGTCTACAGCTGCTAAAGCCAAAGAAGTTGTCGCAGACAGTCGCTTCCCTCCGTTGGGCAGACGTGGTTTTGGAAGCCCTTTCACGCACGGAACGTGGGGCGTGACTGCATCCGAGTACATCAACTCAGCAAACGACGAAATTTTGGTGATGATTCAAATAGAGAACAAAGAAGCGGTGGAAAATGTTTCTGAGATCGCCAACGTTGATGGTGTTGGTCAGTCCACATCCCAAATCCGATGACATATCTTCCATcgtcttcatttttttttaaaatacAGACGTTCTATTCATTGGACCATACGATCTCTCCATTTGTCTTGGATACCCTACTCCAAACCCCGATCCACATCCCGATGTCGAAAAGGTCATCCAGAAGATTCTACAAGCAGCTCATGAGTCTGGAAAGAAATGGTGCGTAATGCACTACACGGCGTCAAGAGAAGGCTGACCATTTTATGATGACTATAGCGCTATATATTGTACCTCTGGAAAGCAGGCAGCGCTGCGCGCACAGCAAGGATTTGATATGGTAGGTCGAAGCCCTTGATCTGATGCTTGATCTAACAGAGCTCACTGAATGTGGTAGATCAATGTTACAAGCGACATGGGTGCAATGTCAGAGTCTATCGCTCACCACATCGCCGTTGCTACCACAGGTACGAAGCAATGAGGATCTCCGTGACTGGAAACATCGGAGCATATATATGTTGGAAATATCAGAACAGGGTTGGTTTTAGCTACGGATTTACATGTATATGGCAAAGTTCACTCTTCTGATTGAAATACAGACGACAAGAACCAAGTAAATGATTGATATACAGCGTACACCGGGGAGACCTTAGACCTTATGTATAAGCAGAAATTGCTGTGTCGAAGCTTTCCAGAATTCCGTTCTGAAGAGCCGTAGCAGCAGGAATAAGCGATTCCTATCCAAATTTGTTAGCCATATGGAAATATGCAATTCGTGAATTTGCTTACAGGAGCGTTTTCGATTAATGCAGAGGAAAATTCGGTCGTGTTTCCTTTAAGGAATCTAAGGTCCTGAAGAATTAAAAGCGGCAGGCCTCCGACGGGCAATGCTATAAGTTTGTCCTCAGTCATTGATACTGTATGCCTGAAATACAAGCAAGACATGACCAACCGACGAAGGCGGGTTTCTTGACCACGATCTCAGCCAATGCATGCTGGATAGTGGGTTCAAATGCCTGAACTGCGTTTAAAATGGAGTTTCCATCTATCTCATCCACAGGACCAGTGGCCTACGTAGGCAAAACAAAGTTAATGTCTGTAAATGTAGAGTCGACAAGAACACGTAGACTCGCAATGACGTTGCCAGTCGCGGCCTTCAGGGACGTTATCACGGTTCCAGCGCTTGTGTGAATTCCCTGTGCAATTAATCGACTTTTACTAGGTGCATTTTTTCCACTTTAATAAAAATGGTAACATACCAAGGCCGCAACAAGAGAACCTCCCGTCAATGGGAAAGCTGTAATAGCGTTGTCAAGAGAAGTCACTCTTGTAGAGACGACGTTAATGTCAGCCAGAACCTGGGGCACGGTACGCTCGGTTGGGGTGGCAAGGCTGATGCCAGTAGCAATagaaagcagaaaaaaaggcGTAATGTGAACCATGGTGAAAGATATTCAAGACTTCGTCGCAGTATTGAGGATGCGGGAGGCTGAGGATATAAGTCAGATATTCAGGCCATTTTATACAGATAAATTACCACCGTTGGAGGCAATTCATTCCCAATGGCAGCTCGGAAGAATAATCGTAAATGTTGTTTTGCGTGACTTAAGAGCAACCCGAAGCGGTTAGTACATTGAGGCTTGTGGAACAGATGAGCGCCAAAAGTGTGTGAAGTGTTAGATAATAAGCACACGAGATCACAGTGGTCTATAGCTTATGGACTTGAGGACCACTTTACCATGTGGATGTCTGATCCGATTGAATTCAAGAAGCCACAGCCTAGTCACCTGTTATGATCTGCGACGAAGGTTAAAGCCGCATATGATGCTTCCCCAGGTCTGATGTCCTATCAAAATAAACATGTTCCGCAATTTTACTGAGCTGTTGTATTCCTCATGAAGGCTCATGGGTCATGAGATTTAGATGTTATTGATGAGTATTAATTTCACTCAGAATGCACTTGTCCAAATCCACCATGACACGCATGCTTATGAGGGAAACAAGCGGAATGCAAGGAAGCCCATTGCCCGCAGTATCACATGTTATCGTCAAGGGAAATGCATTATGCACATACGATAAGAATAATTTGCTTGCAGAGTTCTAATCTTGGAAAACTAAGAACTTATTTCGTAGACCTACAGGCCAATTAAGCGCCCAATGATCCTACTCATCAACGCTTCCTTTCAAGTTGAAGGATTAATCGATAGACAGATGGACACTCGATCTTTCTCTTTCGTCATGATAGTACATTAGTCAAAGAACGATCCCCCATTAATGGAAACCTAGTGAAATTGGTAAGTACACGGAGTGTG contains:
- a CDS encoding 4-hydroxy-2-oxo-heptane-1,7-dioate aldolase, whose protein sequence is MALHPLKQALRANKPAFGAWLTLPGTFHARTVAKSTNDLSWIAVDCEHGLIPLLPAAAESIAAIEGARPGGGPSAIVRIPATGVTNSSSWQIKHALDGGARGIIVPLVSTAAKAKEVVADSRFPPLGRRGFGSPFTHGTWGVTASEYINSANDEILVMIQIENKEAVENVSEIANVDGVDVLFIGPYDLSICLGYPTPNPDPHPDVEKVIQKILQAAHESGKKCAIYCTSGKQAALRAQQGFDMINVTSDMGAMSESIAHHIAVATTGTKQ
- a CDS encoding Multidrug resistance protein fnx1 translates to MVGIIIGLVITSLGNGSGITTSLVSLIANAGQEDQAIATAVSYLFRSLGSVVGLSVGSTIAQGSLRSALRSRLSGADIDVDEIIRNVRESLKFIDTLRPDIQKEVRGSYGEAVRATLYFSVALAACGLLSSFFIKEKSLTK